GGTCCTCTTCTTCCATTTCGCCACGGTCTTTTGATTGATCCCGTAGCGCTTGGCCAACGCTCTCAGGCTCTCTTGACTATGCTGTATCGCTCGACGGACTGCCTCTGTCGTTGTGGCGCTGCCGTGTAGAACCTGGCCCATAGTGCATCCCTCCAAGCTTGGGAAAATAATGCACCATCAAAGCCTGGGATCAAACACCTAGGGCTCACTCGCCTTCCATGGCCTGCGCCTCGACGGCGATCTTGACGACGTCGGACCGGGCATAAGACCAGTAATAATCGAACGGGCGACCATCCGGCCCGCGCGACACCGAGCGGATCAGCAGCACGGGGGCGCGCACATCGAGGCCGAGGAAGCGGGCGGGCAGCTCCGGCGCACCGACGGCGGCCACCTCGCGGCGCGCGCTGGAAATCTGATACCCGGCTGCCCGAAGCGTCTGGTTGAGC
Above is a window of Pleomorphomonas sp. T1.2MG-36 DNA encoding:
- a CDS encoding helix-turn-helix domain-containing protein — its product is MGQVLHGSATTTEAVRRAIQHSQESLRALAKRYGINQKTVAKWKKRT